In a single window of the Bacteroidota bacterium genome:
- a CDS encoding DNA/RNA non-specific endonuclease, whose product MKKTFELFSLLILSSCIAPKSGLIEEPKHDGKDYIKHFAYSLVYNETNEQADWVSYQLLASEMVPNFDRTDKFLVDTMVLTGSADNSDYKNSGYDKGHLAPAADMAWNEQAMKESFYFSNISPQLPGFNRGIWKKLEEKVRDWAKIYEVIYVTTGPICNQSTKTIGDNAVMIPTHFYKTILIYNDSIKQSIGFVFPNEKCEGEIFDYAATVDSIELIIGKDFYFALPDRQEKNIEKQVDLSFWRK is encoded by the coding sequence ATGAAGAAAACTTTTGAATTATTCAGTTTATTGATCTTATCATCCTGCATCGCACCTAAATCAGGATTAATAGAAGAACCGAAACACGATGGTAAAGATTATATTAAGCATTTCGCATATTCATTGGTTTACAATGAAACAAATGAACAGGCTGATTGGGTATCCTATCAGCTATTGGCATCCGAAATGGTCCCAAATTTTGATCGAACCGATAAGTTTTTGGTTGATACAATGGTACTGACTGGTAGTGCTGATAATTCGGATTATAAAAATTCGGGCTACGATAAGGGGCATTTAGCACCTGCCGCAGATATGGCCTGGAATGAGCAGGCCATGAAAGAAAGTTTTTATTTCAGCAATATTTCGCCTCAGTTACCAGGGTTTAATCGAGGTATATGGAAAAAGCTAGAGGAAAAAGTGCGTGATTGGGCAAAAATATACGAAGTTATTTATGTCACTACCGGGCCTATTTGCAATCAGTCAACAAAAACGATTGGCGACAATGCAGTGATGATCCCGACACATTTTTATAAAACTATTTTGATCTACAACGATTCAATAAAACAAAGTATTGGATTTGTTTTCCCAAATGAAAAATGCGAGGGCGAGATATTTGATTATGCTGCCACAGTGGATAGTATTGAGTTGATTATAGGAAAGGATTTTTATTTTGCTTTACCCGATCGGCAGGAAAAAAATATCGAAAAACAAGTTGATTTAAGCTTTTGGAGAAAATAG